One Aegilops tauschii subsp. strangulata cultivar AL8/78 chromosome 7, Aet v6.0, whole genome shotgun sequence genomic window carries:
- the LOC109765783 gene encoding putative F-box protein At1g47790 gives MEEAMPLGGSGGEHGYGEPAAARGGRDEEDPSRSPHPAPLPLLPGLAVIPMASEKEEKKPKDVRQEEDEVPAASFPEDALMEILSRVPCRPLCRFKCVSKEWLALCSYSHTRKMSLQTMSGFFYNDHGCRFHNLSGKGPPMVDPDLSFLRSSYKHFSVTQCSTSLLLCKCWKVPYPKQLGWNSLPKGKTEQFFEWPEADEFDYVVCNPATQEWTLLPPIELLDHLPLFRPGKYFLGFDAATPSRFVVFVPLNSSQTYGLSADMIYSSDTGGWTFTQHNDFSTYPISYLESTFLNNTMHFPTRYSVIVTVDMERKDWSEIKMPRGMTNEYGDVSIGKSQGRLFAWHIKDEGDYQLSIWVLENYDSGKWTLKCTVSCSKLFGRDCRKNYESYSMFAIHPECNLIFLTDNKEKTLSYDMDNQEVHIICATGDFLEGLPYTPSFVEWTSDGH, from the exons ATGGAGGAGGCAATGCCGCTAGGAGGTAGCGGAGGCGAGCACGGCTACggggagccggcagccgcccgcggAGGCCGGGACGAGGAAGATCCATCCCGTTCTCCGCATCCGGCGCCGTTGCCGTTGCTGCCTGGCCTCGCCGTCATCCCCATGGCATCTGAG AAGGAGGAAAAGAAACCGAAGGATGTGCGGCAGGAGGAGGACGAGGTTCCAGCAGCGAGCTTTCCGGAGGACGCTCTCATGGAGATCCTGTCACGGGTGCCCTGCAGGCCGCTATGCCGCTTCAAGTGTGTGTCCAAAGAGTGGCTCGCCCTCTGCTCCTACTCCCACACCCGCAAGATGTCGCTGCAGACCATGTCCGGCTTCTTCTACAATGATCACGGTTGCCGTTTCCACAATTTGTCCGGAAAAGGTCCTCCCATGGTCGACCCCGACCTCTCTTTCTTACGCAGCAGCTATAAGCATTTCAGTGTCACGCAGTGCAGCACCAGCCTTCTCCTCTGCAAATGCTGGAAAGTTCCCTATCCAAAGCAACTCGGTTGGAATTCTCTTCCCAAAGGAAAAACCGAGCAATTTTTTGAATGGCCCGAGGCCGACGAATTCGATTACGTTGTCTGCAATCCTGCCACTCAGGAGTGGACTTTGTTGCCTCCTATAGAATTGCTTGATCACCTTCCGCTTTTCCGCCCAGGCAAATACTTTTTAGGTTTTGACGCGGCCACTCCTTCCCGCTTTGTCGTGTTTGTGCCCCTGAACTCATCTCAGACATATGGCCTGTCCGCAGACATGATCTACTCATCAGATACTGGAGGATGGACTTTCACACAGCACAATGATTTCAGTACATATCCAATTAGTTATTTGGAAAGCACCTTCCTGAATAACACTATGCATTTCCCTACTCGTTATTCGGTAATAGTCACAGTGGATATGGAAAGGAAAGATTGGAGCGAGATTAAGATGCCACGTGGCATGACAAATGAATATGGTGATGTTTCCATTGGGAAGTCCCAGGGACGCTTGTTTGCTTGGCATATAAAGGATGAAGGTGATTATCAACTCTCTATTTGGGTTCTTGAAAATTATGACAGCGGAAAGTGGACCCTAAAGTGTACTGTCAGCTGTTCCAAACTGTTTGGAAGGGATTGTCGCAAAAATTACGAGTCCTACTCGATGTTCGCAATTCATCCAGAATGTAATCTGATTTTTCTTACTGACAATAAGGAGAAGACATTGTCATATGATATGGATAATCAGGAAGTGCATATTATCTGTGCTACTGGAGATTTCTTGGAAGGTCTACCTTACACTCCCTCTTTTGTGGAATGGACATCAGACGGTCACTAA